A stretch of Coccidioides posadasii str. Silveira chromosome 2, complete sequence DNA encodes these proteins:
- a CDS encoding uncharacterized protein (EggNog:ENOG410PHP9~COG:S~TransMembrane:6 (i79-99o111-129i158-178o214-233i385-408o420-439i)~BUSCO:6539at33183): MSSHATPEPPSGSSSIKPNPILIRALSLSLSPREYELIHNSLVKRLPPKLKGRTISPDTVTAIAESRDQYTTEAFRSSLRVFLVTGAIGNIAEILAKLLQKNPQTAPKGTIFRLSLSHSLFVLANRLLYRFFSRLRANLRTEDARPFRKRNPRIAKALTCKYTPAIGASLACFILGLYPRAQLRITAAIYTTTRALEFVYNALREKGWFRNKPWWVGSWLLMPLSCAQLFHAFTFDRETIPKWFGDFILRFSPGYIQDRPEGFPTELRWPDKYETVDALAKISELKWPAFISPILHPNNPNTLPTSLQGISLITSPAHPAVSSLSCALLHPKTPSCLTAFLQQNLLSIPLLARSVSKVALALSLLKLKSFIVHPIASINALSRKILSWTAVLSAAIGSAWGSICFFNGVLPRSVLRTQRFYLSGALAGAPFMFFGAAGYRSHFLYFFRLAIASAWKAGVKRGLWRGWKGGELWVLAVSWAVIGAVLESHPNAIAGPGFRKALAWIRGDGYTDLAELRAKKKGKKPAVE, translated from the exons ATGAGTTCACATGCGACGCCAGAGCCCCCTTCTGGCTCTTCTAGCATCAAGCCGAATCCCATCCTAATCCGCGCCCTCTCGCTCTCCCTTTCTCCCAGGGAATACGAGCTCATCCACAACAGCTTGGTTAAGAGACTTCCCCCAAAGCTCAAAGGCCGGACGATCTCCCCTGATACTGTCACTGCTATCGCCGAATCTCGCGACCAATACACTACCGAAGCGTTCCGGTCTTCGTTGCGAGTATTCCTGGTTACGGGCGCCATAGGGAATATTGCGGAGATTCTAGCGAAACTCCTGCAAAAAAACCC ACAAACTGCACCGAAAGGTACCATTTTCCGGCTGTCGCTTTCTCATTCTCTATTCGTCCTTGCGAATCGCCTCTTATATCGATTCTTCTCTCGATTGCGTGCCAATCTTCGCACCGAAGATGCCCGTCCATTTCGCAAACGGAATCCGCGCATAGCGAAGGCTTTGACTTGCAAATACACACCCGCCATCGGGGCCAGTCTAGCTTGCTTCATCCTTGGACTCTATCCACGGGCCCAGCTTCGCATAACGGCTGCGATATATACGACGACGAGGGCATTGGAGTTCGTATACAATGCGCTTCGGGAAAAAGGGTGGTTCCGGAATAAGCCATGGTGGGTTGGAAGCTGGCTACTCATGCCGCTCTCTTGCGCACAGTTGTTCCATGCATTCACTTTCGACAGAGAAACAATACCAAAG TGGTTCGGTGATTTTATCCTGAGATTTTCACCGGGATATATACAGGATCGTCCAGAGGGCTTTCCCACGGAATTACGCTGGCCAGACAAATATGAGACTGTTGACGCGTTGGCAAAAATTTCGGAATTGAAGTGGCC CGCATTCATATCGCCTATTCTCCACCCTAACAATCCAAACACGCTACCTACGTCTCTCCAGGGAATATCGCTCATTACATCTCCAGCACATCCAGCGGTGTCATCATTATCGTGCGCTCTCCTCCATCCGAAAACCCCGTCATGCCTCACTGCGTTTCTCCAGCAAAATCTCCTCTCCATCCCCCTCCTTGCGCGTTCCGTCAGCAAGGTTGCCCTAGCCTTATCTCTCCTGAAGCTTAAATCCTTTATAGTCCACCCAATCGCTAGCATCAACGCTTTGTCTCGCAAGATCCTGTCCTGGACGGCAGTTCTATCAGCCGCCATCGGATCCGCCTGGGGTAGCATCTGCTTCTTCAACGGCGTTCTGCCGCGCTCTGTCCTCCGAACTCAGCGATTCTACCTTAGCGGCGCGCTCGCCGGGGCGCCATTCATGTTCTTTGGTGCCGCAGGCTATCGGTCACATTTTCTCTATTTCTTCCGTCTTGCTATAGCCTCGGCGTGGAAGGCCGGAGTCAAGCGAGGGCTATGGCGTGGATGGAAGGGCGGAGAGCTGTGGGTCTTGGCCGTTTCGTGGGCAGTGATAGGCGCTGTTTTGGAGAGTCATCCAAACGCGATTGCGGGACCAGGATTCAGAAAAGCTCTGGCGTGGATTCGCGGGGACGGATATACGGATCTAGCAGAGCTTCGggcgaagaagaagggaaagaagCCAGCTGTGGAGTAA
- a CDS encoding uncharacterized protein (EggNog:ENOG410PRMB~COG:S~BUSCO:11771at33183) — translation MVSSGSHLGSLVCSSSPLPPVFFLHPRTISSCTLFRKHLRSPTTMNEASLSAWRTNAPFWDTSMGSSGNDYFTVLEVPALERMIRVPPGEERFGNELRVLDLATGNGLVAHWLARKGASVVATDGCDEMVRLAEKRGEGTANVKYQVLDVTDSKQWEAFIREEVERGGAFDIITMNMAFMDVPDLEPLAAALPRILKRNGGIFVATLLHPFFTAGAIRSVEYAEDTETGQEVATQYIKLSKYLHVPPYKGVAMQDQPVSQPYFHRPFHQLFSTFFRAGMVLDALEEPNFDAEYLKGKNLETASLRQWTQIPKILAFRMRFG, via the exons ATGGTTTCATCAGGCAGCCATCTTGGCTCATTAGTTTGTTCATCgtcccccctcccccctgTTTTCTTCCTCCACCCAAGAACAATTTCATCGTGCACATTGTTCAGAAAGCACCTGAGAAGTCCCACAACGATGAATGAAGCCAGTCTGTCTGCCTGGCGTACAAACGCTCCATTCTGGGACACCAGCATGGGCTCCAGTGGAAATGACTACTTCACTGTGCTCGAAGTACCCGCCCTCGAACGCATGATCCGAGTCCCTCCAGGCGAAGAAAGGTTCGGGAACGAACTCCGCGTTCTCGATCTCGCGACGGGAAATGGTCTGGTCGCTCACTGGCTGGCACGAAAGGGAGCGAGTGTTGTGGCGACTGATGGATGCGACGAGATGGTTAGATTGGCTGAGAAGAGGGGTGAGGGCACCGCAAACGTGAAGTACCAGGTGCTAGATGTAACAGACAGCAAGCAATGGGAGGCATTCATTCGCGAGGAAGTTGAAAGG GGAGGCGCTTTCGATATTATCACCATGAACATGGCGTTTATGGACGTGCCTGATTTGGAGCCGCTAGCAGCAGCTTTGCCTAGAATCCTGAAGAGAAACGGAGGGAT CTTCGTGGCCACCCTTTTGCATCCTTTTTTTACAGCTGGTGCGATCAGAAGCGTGGAATACGCGGAAGACACAGAAACTGGACAGGAGGTGGCGACGCAGTACATCAAGCTGTCCAAATATCTTCATGTTCCACCCTACAAGGGTGTCGCGATGCAGGATCAACCTGTTTCACAG CCGTACTTCCACCGCCCCTTTCACCAGCTATTTTCGACCTTCTTTCGTGCGGGTATGGTCCTCGATGCACTGGAGGAGCCAAATTTCGACGCTGAGTATCTGAAAGGGAAGAATCTGGAAACCGCTTCGCTCCGGCAGTGGACTCAGATACCAAAGATTTTGGCTTTTCGTATGAGATTTGGTTAA
- a CDS encoding uncharacterized protein (EggNog:ENOG410PRDN), whose protein sequence is MARPRPKLSLWTRIRRFFYLFSSPLKLRASIDRLRAHHKHPYLALLRLFIPLPTWYFPLPPALSIRELWGKPDLLRARRGDIHNLWSIPLWSARDTPLRSLYRLYECMASGDYIPMGTETEYFWYQSRWSLNLIPDPQDTDPIRYAILACLAEELVHAFNWRLSLGMRRDGRHLYRERDEDPYPPYDPETVAPWTKNVPPVDAQWTVGLPADVVDVAGRLVLEEGGVNETFAKRNIVTNVGWLYTI, encoded by the coding sequence ATGGCACGGCCGCGGCCAAAGCTCTCCCTCTGGACCCGCATCCGTCGCTTCTTCTACCTCTTCAGCAGCCCGCTCAAGCTCCGGGCCAGCATTGACCGGCTGCGCGCCCACCATAAACATCCCTACCTCGCCCTCCTGCGCCTCTTCATCCCCCTCCCGACATGGTACTTCCCCCTCCCTCCCGCCCTCTCTATTCGCGAGCTATGGGGTAAACCAGACCTCCTGCGCGCCCGACGCGGCGACATCCACAACCTCTGGAGCATCCCTCTCTGGAGCGCGCGCGACACCCCGCTCCGCTCCCTCTACCGGCTCTACGAGTGCATGGCGTCGGGCGATTACATCCCCATGGGCACCGAGACGGAGTACTTCTGGTACCAGTCGCGCTGGTCGCTCAACCTCATCCCGGACCCGCAGGACACCGACCCGATCCGGTATGCGATACTGGCGTGCCTGGCCGAGGAACTGGTGCACGCCTTCAACTGGCGACTGAGTCTGGGGATGAGGCGCGACGGGAGGCACTTGTATCGCGAGAGGGACGAGGATCCGTATCCGCCGTATGATCCGGAGACGGTGGCCCCGTGGACGAAGAACGTGCCGCCCGTCGATGCGCAGTGGACGGTGGGTTTGCCCGCCGACGTGGTGGATGTGGCGGGGAGACTGGTGCTGGAGGAGGGAGGGGTGAACGAGACGTTTGCGAAAAGGAATATCGTGACGAATGTGGGATGGCTCTATACGATATGA
- a CDS encoding uncharacterized protein (SECRETED:SignalP(1-17)~EggNog:ENOG410PXVY), with amino-acid sequence MPLVTFVVFAFVALVQTLAVSSTGDVCQMPEDGDTCREMTGWDGIKGKATTPAKGESIRRYKHPDRGCDGNGFEVYGQRSTAITLTITGVDPRHRRNGRVDSSERWSQAEYSRRERHNSCSEPVRNTCTFYETCLEERVRCGPTGYPVACGQHYCQKFATVRGKFSDRGQVWLTDTMYCLQKKLVPYATGQKNESCSELKKYAYATHSICYVECGVCALPPSDWVATVDTIGFKELFGSVDALISMLETADGCKDFYLWLIKKTIR; translated from the exons ATGCCGCTAGTCACTTTTGTCGTGTTTGCCTTTGTCGCATTAGTTCAGACATTAGCTGTTTCGTCGACGGGCGATGTTTGTCAAATGCCCGAG GATGGTGATACTTGCCGGGAAATGACCGGTTGGGACGGCATCAAAGGAAAAGCCACAACCCCTGCCAAAG GCGAAAGTATCAGACGTTACAAGCATCCCGACCGAGGGTGCGACGGAAATGGATTTGAAGTCTACGGACAACGTTCCACTGCCATAACACTTACCATCACTGGGGTGGATCCCCGACACAGGAGAAATGGACGCGTTGACTCGTCGGAACGTTGGAGCCAGGCGGAATACAGCCGCCGCGAGCGTCATAACTCCTGCTCAGAACCCGTCAGGAACACCTGCACTTTCTACGAAACCTGCCTCGAAGAAAGGGTCAGGTGCGGCCCCACGGGTTATCCCGTCGCCTGCGGCCAGCACTACTGCCAAAAATTCGCCACGGTGCGCGGCAAATTCTCCGACAGGGGCCAGGTTTGGCTCACTGACACAATGTACTGTCTCCAGAAAAAGCTCGTACCCTACGCCACAGGCCAAAAGAACGAAAGCTGCAGTGAGCTGAAGAAATATGCTTATGCGACGCATTCAATTTGCTATGTCGAATGCGGAGTGTGCGCGCTCCCACCGTCGGATTGGGTCGCCACCGTCGATACCATAGGCTTTAAGGAACTATTTGGGAGTGTGGATGCTCTCATTTCGATGCTAGAGACTGCTGATGGATGCAAGGACTTTTATCTATGGTTGATCAAGAAAACTATAAGGTGA
- a CDS encoding uncharacterized protein (EggNog:ENOG410PVPP~TransMembrane:1 (o33-54i)), whose translation MADGEAGSRKLLNAEEFQQGLAKLDTEMGKDPILSAFAPIKIITAGGFVAVSYLKSRKSTDDIDYLLDPEWAQDEDIKRPLRGAMEKVAHLLHLNKNWINEDMALFVTRNSREYLFRKAEEQNIILWEGTNLCVMAAPMEWALERKLRRIHHADRGRKTSHDMQDAIAMLKHLRDKNGGPLDRTYIAGMNVNTFDVLPDATTMDRVEAEYQRTFNEKIFR comes from the exons ATGGCGGACGGTGAAGCAGGCAGTAGAAAATTATTGAATGCGGAGGAGTTCCAACAAG GCCTTGCAAAACTTGATACGGAGATGGGAAAAGATCCCATTCTCTCGGCTTTTGCTCCCATCAAAATTATCACAGCCGGTGGCTTCGTTGCGGTGTCTTACCTGAAAAGCCGCAAGAGCACCGATGACATCGACTATCTGCTTGATCCTGAATGGGCCCAGGACGAGGATATAAAGCGACCACTGCGCGGCGCCATGGAGAAAGTCGCGCACCTACTCCACCTCAACAAGAATTGGATCAATGAAGACATGGCCCTTTTCGTCACGCGAAACTCAAGAGAGTATCTCTTCCGCAAAGCTGAAGAGCAGAATATTATTCTCTGGGAAGGCACAAATCTATGCGTCATGGCCGCCCCGATGGAGTGGGCTCTCGAGAGGAAATTGAGGAGAATTCATCATGCCGACCGTGGCCGGAAGACCAGTCATGATATGCAGGACGCCATTGCCATGCTGAAGCATTTGAGGGATAAAAATGGTGGGCCGTTGGACCGGACTTACATTGCTGGAATGAATGTGAATACGTTTGATGTGCTTCCGGATGCCACAACAATGGATCGGGTGGAAGCTGAATACCAACGTACTTTTAACGAGAAAATATTTCGATGA